A region of Bacillus solimangrovi DNA encodes the following proteins:
- a CDS encoding DUF1934 domain-containing protein encodes MSNEKQQIDVRLVTEIRDAGRHETIVIESSGMKYKKNDSLFLSFEENLEGIDKVKTIMKLTENELFIMRSGGVTMRQNFRVGELLAGSYQSPYGTMAMETKTERIHYQFNDKKREGKLDLAYRLKMQAEEAGRYRLTLTYKEV; translated from the coding sequence TTGTCTAATGAAAAACAGCAAATTGATGTAAGGTTAGTAACAGAGATTCGTGATGCAGGAAGGCATGAAACGATTGTGATCGAATCTTCTGGTATGAAATATAAGAAAAATGATTCACTTTTTCTTTCCTTTGAAGAAAATTTAGAAGGTATTGATAAAGTAAAAACGATTATGAAACTCACAGAAAATGAGTTATTCATCATGCGTTCTGGTGGTGTGACAATGCGACAAAACTTCCGAGTAGGGGAGTTGCTAGCTGGTTCGTATCAAAGTCCGTATGGAACGATGGCAATGGAAACGAAAACAGAACGCATACATTATCAATTCAATGATAAAAAACGAGAAGGAAAGCTTGATCTTGCGTATCGTTTGAAGATGCAAGCTGAAGAAGCAGGGCGTTATCGTTTGACGCTCACATATAAGGAGGTCTAA